A window of Tursiops truncatus isolate mTurTru1 chromosome 8, mTurTru1.mat.Y, whole genome shotgun sequence contains these coding sequences:
- the CEP295 gene encoding centrosomal protein of 295 kDa isoform X5 — MKMKRKVVNAAGKLRLSPNEEAFILKEDYERRRKLRLLQVREQERDIALQIREDIKQRRNQQLTRLAEELRTEWEESQTQKIKNLEKLYLASLRNMGEGHQQAKENEPDLNALAHRAAERKKKAEMRHKEALKVQKNQKEMLMKQKTWHIKARKEALLAEKERSAKITSLPPPPPTLFENIEVKKTSNVKTNSSTYHHLYTFVNREVDTKQPDPHLAAKEEAKRLEELQKQAAEERMEQCEKAHARGFQAMKKIHLAQNQEKLMKELKQLQQEDLARRRQMVARMPPQLVELPYKRSEMKDDWQRELEFAFEDMYNADRKVKGNLILHLEPEPLPTVTDQIQDEELDLSMEQEISGETENIPVTEAETIHSSEADVPLAMKTHQIPSKILFKKLLNKIRNQKSLWTIKSMSEDESEMITTVSETESKALTVESGAAVSEDRPLSSGQKQDVESDTLTVDSGPLTSEDKPLSFNTDSEKEQEMKETQPITAVAQSSVLLHPQEEAARIRMAARQKQIMEIEEQKQKQLELLEQIEQQKLTLETDCFRAQLEEEKRKKTQQTGVGTAPASCTISSDEDNHRQMIYNYQQQLLQQNRLHKQSVETARKRLLDYQTMLKGKYLSMSAAPLIPGSVTSVPPQKSERSAVTSEHEDQGQRPKLSPNKQPMQPVQISKLEQDFQVPRQHRFPQRQVETTKTLVTSDVLAEQALESQEQPKQLSQTETQQRDYKLVPKDSHTLSRALSHDKPLIVQDARERAETSGATTFQTLDSQQMFSENNESISSKLIEPSSFLPLVAEHSFSSLPTEVESGKIQECFSTGSKSVVSVSHSVVGQMQDKSLPFSENIIAQQSNLKALQKQLDLQKEVLRLRQEAQEQLLLCKQKELEGQTGLSVFLPLVPLDSFASLPSAKAESGRIQESSPTKKETTVSSGHPGVPQLQDRLNFKFLQEQLNIQRDRFQARREAQEVLCVHKQSELDGRVWAEQTEPPSVPSQGAQHAFTSLPSAGTQSGKIQDQYSSKSEKEILSIQSEIPKFQDGSSSFLQQFHPLHDSLKLLQEQLTAQRDALQARHEAQAELLLHRQRDLEDSKSVQMSSSFLPVVTQHSVASQAASKTEPRRIQNFYFSEKGSVTPSSHLVMPAFQDEPLSFPQHSLPQQENLTTLEGQSHIQRVILGAKQETQEFVHKQSELETKIPSEQTGTSLSLSQGAESEKFQDYMSFRSDSTVPLSHWKIPRFQERLLGFSRHIQPLQDNLEGHQEWLDTEEEALQFSQKTQGNVSSEQTGPSFTPQLEQLSFPSLPSAESLTTREPLSAESESRIPSSHFQIPELQDRLLKISQLIQPQQDNLKALQEQLATQREAIIQSRQEAQQELLLHKQSEWKGRISPEQVGTSSFLPLVVQRPFAPLPLSEAGRIQEPCSTKGDNIVSPRHSEIPRLPDRLLGLPQPVLPQQDYPITFQQEHVYTQTGPLPCSEKTQKELVLPRQYKFEEKSSEHFIQPLHGDLKALQEQLDIQRKATHSRQEVREELLLQRLSKLEKRVSPEQTSTSSSLSHIALPVADSERIQKSLPTRSDNTVSSSHPEIPGSQDRLLSLSQAFLPQQDHVSAQLGLQREVLRFNEKAQEELLLNKQAELIAGDSSEQPVPSMFLPKEREHSFIPLPFAEVKSKNVCELYSAKNEHAAPSSASMSPRLQDRFLSFSQPLLAQQDNLGLQKQMELQKEILHYGQKAQEELLVQRQTALQQHIQKHQETLKDFFKDSQTSKPTVENDFETKKLRECLVHLQDLAKDNQENIGTAGRRNCDDNQLLSEDSNAQQSGEHQDKELGGKSSKPPVAKVKGGLDLNQHELSAIQEVESPASGRTSILGKPDFYQDRDPLRVSVSREQSFLGSPLDCDPFGHLHPVAQESICGDDSDKAVKVSEAVVESHAVLSYAAEEEDHTYLGPNVKPDDKAETQEIYHEPLSSITVSTGSFLSYENTDLSLTESFSEVVDQREQESPTSKEEETNVLSSVVPSTQVIYQRQDPQDSLKPLLPALETFTSGQTHIQQMIDKYINEAILMTEKTDLRVDFDFPELEHSFPNLHRQLFKPLEPHPDFDSSSFSGISQDSKDFYQPFPVVFHQRSHSSCESLRSSLSPKSTASFTALRTSLHSSLNTSVNQQPDPNWAHEEAQSFATENVIEGSEQSFQQLLPEFSSQEGSQHADLPSIFSSIEARDSSQGAENQYSSSEQNEILQNKQKSVHFQLSVGNLQSSVFSSSGEANVFHQLNLQHSTPCGSASSECSVKERLGFEELSERGVGTVLQGQGLTDDKETCGVLNINPQLCVRTSIQTPHSVTVQNEKCLEDSTTAETPTIIGNQTQQAQSTLFVSSGSFSLQNSIPIWVSEFLPLLSETQNSDCPAASEHPVEKPAVCAETLSKFTATPGSLQEAFMKRKKAFMERSSQRQKEIRNKIRVSGSSQTKIVKEKPTGSLVSHLKGVNKVRVSLPEDRKTAQAHMHQRALRLYHQLPEVKKQKEEKAKQDAYAQNRARAKEFHKKTLEKLRAKNIC; from the exons CCAGATCCTCATTTGGCTGCTAAAGAAGAGGCTAAAAGATTGGAAGAACTACAGAAACAAGCGGCAGAAGAGAGAATGGAGCAGTGTGAGAAGGCACATGCACGGGGTTTCCAGGCAATGAAAAAGATCCATTTGGCCCAA AATCAGGAGAAACTAATGAAAGAACTCAAACAGCTACAACAAGAGGACCTGGCACGCAGGAGACAGATGGTAGCACGGATGCCACCACAACTAGTTGAACTTCCATACAAACGCAGTGAAATGAAAGATGATTGGCAGAGAGAGCTAGAATTTGCCTTTGAAGACATGTACAATGCAGACAGGA AGGTGAAAGGAAACCTGATTTTGCACCTTGAACCAGAGCCTCTGCCCACTGTGACTGATCAGATCCAAGATGAAGAACTGGACCTTTCAATGGAACAAGAAATTTCAGGGGAGACTGAAAACATTCCAGTGACAGAAGCTGAAACAATACATTCTAGTGAAGCAGACG ttcccttggcaatgaagacccaccaGATTCcttcaaaaattctttttaaaaaattattaaataagatcCGAAACCAAAAGTCTCTCTGGACAATTAAATCCATGTCTGAGGATGAAAGCGAAATGATTACAACTGTTAGTGAAACTGAAAGTAAAGCCCTGACAGTTGAATCAGGAGCAGCTGTGAGTGAAGACAGACCATTATCCTCTGGGCAGAAACAAG ATGTTGAAAGTGACACGCTAACAGTTGACTCTGGACCACTTACTAGTGAAGATAAACCACTTTCATTCAATACAGACTCTGAAAAGGAACAAG aaatgaaagagactcAGCCTATCACAGCAGTAGCTCAGAGTTCAGTTCTACTTCATCCTCAGGAAGAAGCAGCCAGAATTAGAATGGCAGCAAGGCAGAAACAg ataatggaaatagaagaacaaaagcaaaaacagttgGAATTACTTGAACAAattgaacaacagaaattaacattaGAAACTGATTGCTTCAGAGCTcagctggaagaagaaaaaagaaaaaaaactcaacagACTGGG gTTGGCACTGCGCCAGCATCATGCACCATAAGTTCTGATGAAGATAATCACAGGCAGATGATTTATAACTATCAACAACAGCTATTACAGCAAAACAG GCTTCACAAACAGTCTGTTGAAACAGCCAGGAAACGATTACTCGACTATCAGACTATGTTAAAAGGAAAGTACCTATCCATGTCAGCTGCACCATTGATACCTGGTTCTGTTACATCAGTACCACCACAGAAATCTGAAAGATCCGCTGTTACATCAGAACATGAGGATCAAGGTCAGAGACCCAAGTTGAGTCCTAACAAACAACCTATGCAACCCGTACAGATCTCCAAATTAGAGCAAGATTTTCAGGTTCCAAGACAACATCGCTTTCCACAAAGACAGGTAGAAACAACCAAAACATTAGTTACTTCAGATGTTTTAGCCGAGCAAGCTTTGGAATCACAGGAACAGCCAAAGCAACTCTCACAGACTGAAACACAACAGAGAGACTATAAATTGGTCCCTAAAGACTCTCATACACTTTCAAGGGCTTTGTCACATGATAAGCCACTGATAGTACAGGATGCCAGAGAAAGAGCTGAAACATCTGGGGCAACAACTTTTCAAACTTTAGACTCCCAGCAAATGTTCTCAGAGAACAATGAAAGTATATCGTCTAAGTTAATTGAACCTTCTTCATTCCTACCATTGGTAGCTGAGCATTCTTTTAGTTCTCTGCCTACTGAAGTTGAGTCTGGAAAAATCCAGGAATGCTTTTCAACTGGGAGCAAAAGTGTAGTTTCTGTAAGCCATTCTGTAGTTGGCCAAATGCAGGATAAGTCTTTGCCATTCTCAGAGAATATCATAGCCCAGCAAAGTAATTTGAAGGCTCTCCAAAAACAGTTAGACCTACAGAAAGAAGTTCTTCGGTTAAGACAGGAAGCTCAGGAACAATTGCTTTTGTGCAAACAGAAAGAATTGGAAGGGCAAACTGGCCTTTCTGTATTCCTTCCATTGGTACCTCTGGATTCGTTTGCTTCACTGCCTTCTGCCAAAGCTGAGTCAGGGAGAATCCAGGAATCTTCTCCAACCAAGAAAGAGACTACAGTTTCCTCAGGCCATCCTGGGGTCCCACAACTTCAGGATaggcttaattttaaatttctccaagAACAGTTAAATATTCAGAGGGACCGCTTTCAGGCTAGACGGGAAGCCCAGGAAGTATTATGTGTACATAAACAGAGTGAATTGGATGGAAGAGTATGGGCTGAACAGACTGAGCCCCCTTCTGTCCCATCTCAAGGAGCTCAGCATGCATTTACTTCACTACCTTCTGCTGGTACTCAATCTGGAAAAATCCAGGACCAGTATTCATCTAAGAGTGAGAAGGAAATTCTCTCAATCCAATCTGAAATCCCCAAATTTCAGGATGGGTCTTCAAGTTTCCTACAGCAGTTCCACCCTTTGCATGATAGTTTGAAGTTGCTCCAAGAACAGCTGACTGCACAGAGGGATGCTCTTCAGGCCAGGCATGAAGCCCAGGCAGAATTACTTTTACATAGACAAAGGGATTTGGAAGACTCTAAGTCTGTGCAGATGAGTTCTTCATTCCTGCCAGTGGTCACTCAACATTCAGTTGCTTCACAAGCTGCTTCTAAAACTGAGCCTAGAAGAATTCAgaacttttatttctctgagaaGGGGAGTGTTACTCCCTCAAGTCATTTGGTAATGCCAGCATTTCAGGATGAGCCTCTTAGTTTTCCACAGCATAGCCTGCCACAGCAGGAAAATCTAACAACACTCGAAGGTCAGTCGCACATTCAGAGGGTAATACTTGGTGCTAAACAAGAAACTCAGGAATTTGTACACAAACAAagtgaattagaaacaaaaattccTTCTGAACAGACTGGCACCTCTTTATCTCTGTCTCAGGGAGCTGAATCTGAAAAATTCCAGGACTATATGTCATTCAGGAGTGACAGTACAGTTCCCTTAAGCCATTGGAAGATCCCAAGATTTCAAGAAAGACTTCTGGGGTTTTCTCGACATATACAACCTCTACAAGATAATTTGGAAGGACACCAAGAATGGttagacacagaagaggaggccCTTCAGTTTAGCCAGAAGACCCAAGGGAATGTATCTTCTGAACAAACTGGCCCCTCCTTCACACCCCAGTTAGAAcagctttcctttccttcattgCCTTCTGCTGAATCTCTTACAACTCGGGAACCTCTTTCAGCAGAGAGTGAGAGTAGAATTCCTTCAAGCCATTTTCAGATCCCAGAATTGCAGGATAGACTTTTGAAGATATCACAGCTTATCCAGCCTCAACAAGATAATTTGAAGGCACTTCAAGAACAGTTAGCTACGCAGAGGGAAGCCATCATTCAGTCTAGACAGGAAGCTCAGCAAGAATTACTTCTGCATAAACAGAGTGAGTGGAAGGGAAGAATATCTCCCGAGCAGGTTGGCAcctcttccttcctgcccctaGTTGTACAGCGGCCTTTTGCTCCATTACCTCTTAGTGAAGCTGGTAGAATCCAAGAACCTTGTTCAACTAAGGGTGATAATATAGTCTCCCCTCGTCATTCTGAGATACCAAGGTTGCCTGATAGGCTTTTGGGTTTACCACAGCCTGTTTTACCTCAACAAGATTATCCGATTACATTTCAACAGGAACACGTGTATACACAGACAGGTCCCCTTCCATGTAGCGAGAAAACCCAGAAAGAGTTGGTTTTGCCCAGACAATATAAATTTGAGGAAAAGTCATCTGAGCATTTTATCCAACCTCTCCATGGTGATTTGAAGGCACTTCAAGAGCAGTTAGACATACAGAGGAAAGCCACTCATTCTAGACAGGAAGTCCGAGAAGAATTGCTTTTGCAAAGACTAAGTAAATTGGAGAAAAGGGTCTCACCTGAGCAGACCAGCACCTCTTCATCCTTATCCCACATAGCACTGCCTGTTGCTGACTCTGAAAGAATCCAAAAATCTCTTCCAACCAGAAGTGACAATACTGTTTCCTCAAGTCATCCTGAGATTCCAGGGTCTCAGGATAGGCTTTTGAGTTTATCCCAGGCTTTTCTGCCTCAGCAAGATCATGTGTCAGCACAGTTGGGCTTACAGAGAGAAGTGCTGCGTTTTAATGAAAAAGCTCAGGAAGAACTGCTTTTAAACAAGCAAGCAGAGCTGATTGCAGGTGACTCTTCTGAGCAGCCTGTTCCTTCTATGTTTCTACCCAAGGAAAGAgagcattcatttattccactaCCTTTTGCTGAAGTAAAATCTAAAAACGTTTGTGAATTGTATTCAGCCAAGAATGAACATGCAGCTCCTTCAAGTGCTTCTATGAGCCCAAGACTTCAAGATAGATTTTTGAGTTTTTCACAACCTCTCTTAGCTCAGCAAGATAATTTGGGACTTCAGAAGCAGATGGAGCTACAAAAAGAAATTCTGCATTATGGCCAAAAAGCCCAAGAAGAATTGCTTGTACAGAGACAAACAGCATTGCAGCAGCACATTCAGAAACATCAGGAGACCTTGAAGGATTTCTTTAAAGACAGTCAG ACAAGTAAGCCCACAgttgaaaatgattttgaaactAAGAAGCTCAGAGAATGCCTTGTTCATCTCCAAGATCTAGCCAAAGACAATCAGGAAAACATTGGTACTGCAGGCAGGAGAAACTGTGATGATAATCAGCTCCTTTCAGAAGATAGTAATGCCCAGCAAAGTG GGGAGCATCAGGACAAAGAACTGGGTGGGAAATCCTCAAAACCACCTGTAGCAAAAGTTAAAGGTGGATTGGACTTGAACCAACATGAACTTAGTGCCATACAAGAGGTAGAATCACCAGCAAGTGGCAGAACTTCTATACTAG gtAAACCAGACTTTTACCAAGACAGAGACCCACTTAGGGTCTCAGTAAGCCGAGAACAGAGTTTTCTTGGGAGCCCCCTGGACTGTGATCCATTTGGTCATCTTCACCCAGTTGCCCAGGAGAGCATCTGTGGTGATGACTCTGATAAAGCAG TCAAGGTCAGTGAGGCTGTGGTTGAGAGTCATGCAGTATTAAGTTACGCTGCGGAGGAAGAAGACCATACGTACCTGGGTCCAAATGTGAAGCCAGATGATAAG GCTGAAACACAAGAAATTTATCATGAGCCATTATCTTCAATAACTGTTTCTACTGGGAGCTTTTTAAGTTATGAAAACACAGATTTGAGCCTTACAG AGTCGTTTTCAGAGGTTGTGGACCAGAGGGAACAAGAATCTCCCACCagtaaagaagaggaaacaaatgTTTTAAGTTCTGTAGTTCCTTCAACACAAGTTATTTATCAAAGACAGGACCCTCAGGACTCCCTTAAACCTCTTTTACCTGCATTGGAAACATTTACATCTGGTCAGACACACATTCAGCAGATGATAGACAAGTACATAAATGAAGCAATTTTGATGACTGAAAAAACAGACTTGCGGG TTGACTTTGACTTTCCAGAACTGGAGCACAGTTTTCCAAATTTGCATCGTCAGCTGTTTAAACCCTTAGAACCACATCCAGATTTTGATTCATCATCTTTCTCTGGGATTTCTCAAGACAGCAAAGACTTTTACCAG CCTTTCCCGGTTGTCTTCCATCAGAGGTCACATTCCTCCTGTGAAAGCCTCCGTTCTAGTCTGTCACCCAAAAGTACAGCTTCTTTTACAGCACTGAGGACCAGCCTGCATTCTTCTCTTAACACCAGCGTGAACCAGCAGCCTGACCCTAACTGGGCTCATGAGGAAGCTCAGAGTTTTGCTACAGAAAATGTTATTGAAG GGTCTGAACAATCTTTTCAACAACTTCTGCCAGAATTTTCTTCACAAGAAGGAAGCCAGCATGCTGACTTACCAAGTATTTTTAGCAGCATTGAAGCAAGAGATTCTTCCCAAGGGGCGGAAAATCAATACTCTTCCTCTGAACAGAATGAAATattacaaaacaagcaaaaaagtgTTCATTTCCAGCTGTCTGTAGGAAATTTGCAAAGTTCAGTCTTCAGTTCATCTGGTGAGGCTAATGTATTTCATCAGTTAAATCTACAGCATAGCACTCCATGTGGTTCTGCCTCTAGTGAGTGCTCAGTAAAAGAAAGACTGGGCTTTgaagaactatcagaaagaggagTTGGTACAGTGTTACAAGGTCAAGGGCTCACTGATGATAAAGAAACCTGTGGCGTTTTAAATATAAATCCACAATTATGCGTAAGAACTTCAATTCAGACACCACATTCAGTCACTGTTCagaatgaaaaatgtcttgaggattCAACTACTGCAGAAACTCCAACAATCATAGGAAACCAAACTCAACAAGCACAGTCAACGCTCTTTGTAAGCTCTGGATCCTTTTCACTACAGAACTCTATTCCAATCTGG GTGAGTGAATTTCTGCCTCTTCTGTCAGAAACGCAAAACTCAGATTGTCCAGCTGCATCAGAACATCCTGTGGAGAAACCAGCTGTGTGTGCAG aaacccTTTCAAAGTTTACAGCTACTCCAGGGAGCTTACAAGAagcatttatgaaaagaaaaaaagcatttatgGAGAGAtcctcacagagacagaaagaaataaggaataaaatTCGTGTCTCTGGAAGTTCTCAAACCAAAATAGTAAAGGAGAAACCCACAG GTTCATTGGTCAGTCACCTAAAGGGTGTGAACAAGGTTAGAGTGTCTCTTCCTGAAGACAGAAAGACTGCACAAGCCCATATGCACCAAAGGGCTCTAAG ATTATACCATCAGTTACCTgaagtgaaaaagcaaaaggaagagaaagcaaagcaaGACGCATATGCCCAAAACAGAGCAAGGGCAAAAGAATTTCATAAG AAAACATTAGAGAAACTTCGAGCCAAAAATATATGCTGA